A region of Acipenser ruthenus chromosome 51, fAciRut3.2 maternal haplotype, whole genome shotgun sequence DNA encodes the following proteins:
- the LOC117967861 gene encoding programmed cell death 1 ligand 2-like, with product MQLFVVGLILLVVKRTALSGGSLVKKITAVRGSDVWIECMFDAARMRQDEPVWWLHCENSNCIEIQHFIGGVDQLQHRTASRRGRVYPDKLREGNASLFIENVQMSDDGHYECTVVLRERPDTKISVLTVLASYGPPQLTEALDTRSFTCSSRNGFPPALVTWTGGSGMTYTPDSVTQHTLNPEGLYDVVSKLTRSFTEEETICCAVWNQPLQEHKTNCMRVTPGQETDDQHITMTSTLIPVALFILAFVGFMIYRYLKGQQNRARMRKRIFSCSNHTVIVLIGRPHHAVRSVINSCVFAYKAEEPFKNLAGADKEPPYYAQPEEVPLTEHITFTRALLEKEDRFWTDEREAYLDKWRKEAQSHRRPFVFVHSCINKLTATTKDEIQKLFEDVKSVTGSYPFTALTMKNFEKADDLEPFFKDLGSKRVFSFHNYTIHDPKRNAQRDEEFLDFMNACIDEAVDTKSETVPLIEDN from the exons ATGCAGCTTTTCGTCGTTGGGCTGATCTTATTGGTTGTTAAACGTACCG CTCTTTCAGGAGGGAGTCTTGTGAAAAAAATCACAGCGGTCCGCGGCAGTGATGTCTGGATCGAATGCATGTTTGACGCTGCCAGGATGAGACAAGACGAGCCTGTATGGTGGCTCCACTGTGAGAATTCAAACTGCATAGAGATCCAGCACTTCATTGGTGGCGTGGATCAGCTACAGCACAGGACAGCCTCCAGGAGGGGGCGGGTTTACCCGGATAAATTGAGAGAGGGAAATGCCTCCCTTTTCATTGAGAACGTGCAGATGTCTGATGATGGGCATTATGAATGTACTGTCGTATTGAGAGAACGTCCTGACACTAAAATCTCTGTTTTAACTGTTCTAG CCTCTTACGGACCCCCTCAGTTGACAGAAGCCCTGGACACTCGCTCCTTCACCTGCTCTTCTAGAAATGGTTTCCCTCCTGCGCTGGTGACCTGGACCGGTGGCAGTGGGATGACTTACACTCCGGATTCAGTCACGCAGCACACACTGAATCCAGAGGGGCTGTATGATGTTGTGAGTAAATTAACAAGGAGTTTTACTGAAGAGGAAACAATCTGCTGTGCAGTGTGGAACCAGCCTCTCCAAGAACACAAAACCAACTGCATGCGAGTCACTCCAG GACAAGAGACCGATGATCAGCACATTACAATGACATCAACCCTAATCCCTGTCGCCCTTTTCATCCTGGCTTTTGTTGGGTTCATGATATACCGGTATCTCAAAG gACAACAGAATCGAGCCAGAATGCGGAAGAGGATTTTTAGTTGCTCAAACCACACGGTCATTGTTCTGATTGGGAGACCACACCATGCGGTGCGGTCGGTCATCAACTCCTGTGTGTTTGCCTACAAGGCTGAAGAACCCTTTAAAAACTTGGCTGGTGCTGACAAGGAACCCCCTTATTATGCCCAGCCTGAGGAGGTGCCCCTGACGGAGCACATCACCTTCACCAGAGCACTGCTGGAAAAGGAGGACCGGTTCTGGACCGACGAAAGGGAGGCCTACCTGGACAAGTGGAGAAAGGAAGCCCAGAGTCACAGACGCCCTTTTGTGTTTGTGcacag TTGCATCAACAAGCTGACAGCAACAACCAAAGATGAAATTCAAAAACTGTTTGAAGACGTTAAAAGTGttacag GCTCATACCCTTTCACTGCGCTGACCATGAAGAACTTTGAAAAAGCAGATGATCTGGAACCTTTCTTCAAGGATCTGGGGAGTAAACGGGTGTTTTCATTTCACAACTACACGATACACGACCCCAAGAGAAATGCACAGAGGGATGAGGAGTTTTTGGATTTCATGAATGCCTGTATTGATGAGGCTGTTGACACAAAATCTGAGACGGTGCCCTTAATAGAGGATAATTGA